The genomic region GTTTATGAAGGAAAAGTTGATCCTAAATAGTTAATTGACAACTAAAAGTCCCGACTCCCCTCCTGTTACAGGGGGGGAGTCAATGTTGTTTAAAGTAGTTACCCAAAGAACCACTATAGGAGTTTTGGAAGGGGTTGTAACATGACTGGAGAAGCGTTTCTTCAAAATTTGGCTAACGGCGTTTCTTTGGGCAGTTTGTACGCACTAATTGCCATAGGTTATACCATGGTATACGGTATTTTAAGGTTAATTAACTTTGCCCACGCTGACCTGCTAATGGTGGCAGCTTATATTGCCTTTTACGGTATTTTGGTGTTTTCTTTGCCCTGGTGGGTGTCCTTTATTATTGCTGTTGTTATTACCGCATTGCTGGGTGTAAGTATTGAAAAAGTAGCTTACCGGCCGCTGCGTGATGCTCCAAGAATTTCGGTTTTAATCTCTGCCATTGGTGTTTCCTTTCTTTTGGAAAACCTGGGCATTGTGGCCATTGGAGCCCGTCCCAAAACCTTTCCCCGTCCGGAATCAATGGTTTGGAATATCAAAATAGGGGATGTTTCTTTCCTATCTTTAGCCATTATTATCCCGGTGGTTACCATTATATTACTGTTGGCGGTTGAATTTTTGGTTAATAAAACAAAGATAGGTACGGCCATGCGGGCTGTTTCTCGAGACTTTGAAACTGCCAGTCTGATGGCTGTTGATGTGAATAAAGTAATCAGTACCACCTTCGTGGTGGGATCCGGATTGGCTGCTGTCGGTGGTATCATGTGGAGTTTACAATACCCTCAGATTGATCCGCTGATGGGTGTTTTCCCGGGCTTAAAGTGTTTTATCGCGGCAGTTATGGGTGGTATTGGTAACATTAAAGGAGCTATGTTAGGTGGCTTTATTTTGGGTATGGGGGAAGTATTCCTGGTGGCATTTATGCCGGATCTTTCCGGCTACCGGGATGCCTTTGCCTTTGTCATACTGATATTTATTTTACTGTTTAAACCCACCGGTATTCTGGGTGAAAAAGTAGTGGAGAAGGTGTAAGGGATGGATAGCAGACAAGGAATTAAAAAACTTTTAACCTTAGGACTGGTGGTTTTAAGCTGTGCCCTATTGTTTTTTACCCAAAACTTTTTGGATAATTTCCAGGCCCGGGTACTAAACTTGGCCGCCATTTATATTATTCTGGCTGTCAGCATGAACCTGGTGCTGGGTTTTACCGGTATGTTTTCTCTCGGTCACGCCGGTTTTATGTGTGTGGGAGCCTATGTTTCGGCTATTTTAACCATGTCACCGGCCAGTAAAGAAGTCATTTATTATATGCAACCAATTATTTCTCCGCTGGATAAAATTCAATGGCCGGTATTTCCGGCTATTCTGGTGGCCGGTCTGGTGGCTGCGTTCTTTGGCTTTTTAATCGGCTTCCCGGCCCTGCGGCTGCGGGATGATTATCTGGCCATCGCTACTCTGGGTTTTGGAGAAATTATCCGTATTGTTGTCACCAATACCATTAACATCACCAACGGTTCCCTGGGATTAAAAAATATTCCGCCCATCAAAAGCATGTGGGTATACTGGGGTTTTGCCATTGCCACCATTTTAATTTTAAAGCAACTGATTAACAGCAGTTGGGGGTATGCCTTTAAGGCTATCCGGGATAATGAGATTGCCGCCGAGGCCATGGGCATTGACATCTTCAAACACAAGTTAATGTCCTTTACCATTGGGGCCTTCTTTGCCGGCATTGCCGGGGCCTTGATGGGGCACTTGATAACCTCCATCGACCCCACCATGTTCCGGTTCCTCTTTACCTTCCAAATCCTCTTAATTATTGTTTTGGGTGGCTTAGGCAGCATGACTGGTTCGGTAATTTCTGCAGTGGTGGTGACAGTAATGATGGAAGTACTGCGTTTTGTGGAACAACCCATGACTCTTTTGGGCTTTAACATCCCCGGCATTCCCGGTATGAGAATGGTTATTTTCTCAGTACTGTTACTTCTGGTTATTCTCTTCTATCGCCAGGGCTTAATGGGAACTAAGGAGTTTAACTGGGATTGGGTGCTGAACAAGTTTGGTGTAAAAAGAAGCAGCAGTGAAAGGGGAGTTAGGGCTGATGGTTAATTCTTCGCAGGAGAAGGTTTTGCGGGTTGACAATATAACCATGCAGTTCGGGGGTTTGCGAGCGGTATCTAATTTAAACCTGGACATTGCTCCCCAACAAATTGTTGGCCTGATTGGACCTAACGGTGCCGGTAAAACAACAGCCTTTAATATGATTACCGGGGTGTACAAACCCACCAGCGGCCATATCTATTTTAAAGATACTGATATTACAGGGTTGAAGCCCAACCGCATTACCGAACTGGGCATTGCCCGTACTTTCCAAAACATTCGCCTGTTCTCCAGTATGAGTGTGTTAGAAAATGTTATGATCAGTAAACACGTCCGGCTAAAGGCTAATCCCCTGGAAGCCATTTTGGGATTACCCAGATATACCAGAGCCCATAAACGCCACTATGAGGAATGTATGCAGCTGTTGGAGCAGGTTCAGTTGGCTGATCTGGCTGACGAAAAAGCCACTTCATTACCCTACGGTAAACAACGCCGACTGGAGATTGCCCGGGCCCTGGCCACCCAACCGGAACTTATTTTGTTGGATGAACCGGCGGCCGGGATGAACCCCCAGGAATCACTGGAACTGATGGAGTTTATCGGCCGGGTCAGGGATGAGTTTGGATTAAGCGTACTGATGATTGAGCACCACATGGAAGTTGTTATGGGTATTTGTGAGCATATTGTAGTCTTAGACCATGGGGAAACCATTGCCCAGGGAACACCCCAGGAGATCCAAAATAACCAGCAAGTAATTGAAGCTTATCTGGGGGTGGTGGAAGAAAGTGCTTAAGGTAGAAAATTTGCATGTTTACTACGGTGGTATTCACGCCCTCAAGGGAATTACCCTGGAGGTACCGGAAAATAAAATTGTCACTTTGGTGGGAGCCAACGGTGCCGGTAAGAGTACCACCCTGCGGGCCATCAGCGGCCTGGTGACGACAGCAGAAGGGAAAATAACCTTTCGGGGTGAAGATATTACCAGGACTAAAACGGCTGAGATTGTTAAAAAAGGGATTACCCTGGTGCCTGAAGGAAGGCGGATTTTTGCTAACCTGACCGTATTGGAGAATCTGAATATGGGTGCCTATGCCCGTAATGATAAAGATGGTATTAAAAAGGATATTAATAATATTTACGAAATGTTTCCTCGCTTAAAGGAAAGGGAGTGGCAGGCGGCCGGCACTCTGTCAGGTGGCGAACAGCAAATGCTGGCCATCGGCCGGGCCCTCATGTCCCGTCCTGCCTTGTTAATGATGGACGAGCCTTCCCTGGGCTTAGCGCCCCTGTTAGTAAAGGAAGTATTTAAGATTATTAAAGACATTTACAGTAAAGGCATGACTATTCTGTTAATCGAACAAAACGCCACTGCCGCGCTGCAGGTGGCTGATTACGGTTATGTTTTGGAAACCGGGAATATCGTGTTACAGGGTCCGGGCAAGGAACTGGCGGCCAATGAAGAAGTTAAGAAAGCATATTTAGGCAAAGTACAGTAGACCGGAGGGGACAACCCTCCGGTTAATTTGTTTATTGGCAAAAAATTTCCCCTGCTTGGGTCAGGGGTTAATGGAACAGAGGAGGGTAATTATCTAATTTAACTGTAACCTGAAAAGCTCACAAGACAATTACGTTGTAATTACAAATTAATTAAATCATTCTCCAGAGGTCCAGGCAATGGTTTATTAAAGTTTATGTACTGGGCAAAATTTTTGGCTTTAACGGGTTTAAGATGTTGACAAAGTAAAAATGTTAATTTATAATGATTATAAATTAATAGGAGATATAAATTTAAAATGATGATAAATAAACTTAAAAATTTAGGTCTGAAATTAACACCTCAAAGATTGGCAATTTTAAATTTGCTTGAAGGAAATACAAAACATCCGTCAGCAGAGGAAATATACAAGCAATTAAAACCACGATTTCCTTCTTTATCCCTTGCGACGGTATACAATACCCTGGAAATACTGGCTAAAGCAGGGGAATTGCAAGAGATAAGGATAAAGGCAGATAAAAGACATTTTGATCCAAATCCTAACCCCCATGGTCATTTTTTATGCCGGAGTTGTCAATCTATTTATGATTTGGATGCAGGACCTCTGGAAATACAAAGGCCATTTAATATTAATGGGTTTCTGGTAGAAGAGTATACACTTTATTTTTATGGAATATGCCCGAACTGCAGGGAAAAAAGCAGCAGCCAATAACCCGAACAGGGAATTATATAAAAATTAAGTTTAGGAGGTAAAATCTATGAAAAAATGGCGTTGTACTGTTTGTGGATATGTCTGCGAGGGTGAATCTCCGGTAGAAAAATGCCCCAACTGCGGCGCGCCCCGGGAAAAATTTGAACTGCTGACCACCACCGGTCCGGACCTGGTGGACTGGAATAAAATAGGCGTGGCCAGAGGTTCCGGTTTTGAAGGGGACCTGAATATGCAGTTTAAGGGAGAATGCATGGAGGTCGGCTTGTATATTGCCATGGCTCG from Desulfotomaculum nigrificans DSM 574 harbors:
- a CDS encoding branched-chain amino acid ABC transporter permease, with translation MTGEAFLQNLANGVSLGSLYALIAIGYTMVYGILRLINFAHADLLMVAAYIAFYGILVFSLPWWVSFIIAVVITALLGVSIEKVAYRPLRDAPRISVLISAIGVSFLLENLGIVAIGARPKTFPRPESMVWNIKIGDVSFLSLAIIIPVVTIILLLAVEFLVNKTKIGTAMRAVSRDFETASLMAVDVNKVISTTFVVGSGLAAVGGIMWSLQYPQIDPLMGVFPGLKCFIAAVMGGIGNIKGAMLGGFILGMGEVFLVAFMPDLSGYRDAFAFVILIFILLFKPTGILGEKVVEKV
- a CDS encoding branched-chain amino acid ABC transporter permease, encoding MDSRQGIKKLLTLGLVVLSCALLFFTQNFLDNFQARVLNLAAIYIILAVSMNLVLGFTGMFSLGHAGFMCVGAYVSAILTMSPASKEVIYYMQPIISPLDKIQWPVFPAILVAGLVAAFFGFLIGFPALRLRDDYLAIATLGFGEIIRIVVTNTINITNGSLGLKNIPPIKSMWVYWGFAIATILILKQLINSSWGYAFKAIRDNEIAAEAMGIDIFKHKLMSFTIGAFFAGIAGALMGHLITSIDPTMFRFLFTFQILLIIVLGGLGSMTGSVISAVVVTVMMEVLRFVEQPMTLLGFNIPGIPGMRMVIFSVLLLLVILFYRQGLMGTKEFNWDWVLNKFGVKRSSSERGVRADG
- a CDS encoding ABC transporter ATP-binding protein, which codes for MVNSSQEKVLRVDNITMQFGGLRAVSNLNLDIAPQQIVGLIGPNGAGKTTAFNMITGVYKPTSGHIYFKDTDITGLKPNRITELGIARTFQNIRLFSSMSVLENVMISKHVRLKANPLEAILGLPRYTRAHKRHYEECMQLLEQVQLADLADEKATSLPYGKQRRLEIARALATQPELILLDEPAAGMNPQESLELMEFIGRVRDEFGLSVLMIEHHMEVVMGICEHIVVLDHGETIAQGTPQEIQNNQQVIEAYLGVVEESA
- a CDS encoding ABC transporter ATP-binding protein, whose translation is MLKVENLHVYYGGIHALKGITLEVPENKIVTLVGANGAGKSTTLRAISGLVTTAEGKITFRGEDITRTKTAEIVKKGITLVPEGRRIFANLTVLENLNMGAYARNDKDGIKKDINNIYEMFPRLKEREWQAAGTLSGGEQQMLAIGRALMSRPALLMMDEPSLGLAPLLVKEVFKIIKDIYSKGMTILLIEQNATAALQVADYGYVLETGNIVLQGPGKELAANEEVKKAYLGKVQ
- a CDS encoding Fur family transcriptional regulator, which translates into the protein MMINKLKNLGLKLTPQRLAILNLLEGNTKHPSAEEIYKQLKPRFPSLSLATVYNTLEILAKAGELQEIRIKADKRHFDPNPNPHGHFLCRSCQSIYDLDAGPLEIQRPFNINGFLVEEYTLYFYGICPNCREKSSSQ